One genomic window of Microbacterium sp. BH-3-3-3 includes the following:
- a CDS encoding response regulator transcription factor: protein MTTAIVVDDQSLIRSAVRDLLDAADGISVVGEAADGEAGVALARRLRPDVVVSDIRMPRMDGIEATAAICADPALADTRVLILTTFEEDDYVVAALRAGASGFIGKGAEPDDIVRAVLSVHEGGALLSPAATRALIERYVRATGAADVPAPASLDALTDREREVLLHVARGRSNDEIAALLYISPHTAKTHVKNTMIKLGAHDRAQLVIAAYESGLLAPGR, encoded by the coding sequence ATGACCACCGCGATCGTCGTCGACGACCAGTCGCTGATCCGCTCGGCCGTGCGCGACCTCCTCGACGCCGCCGACGGGATCTCGGTGGTGGGCGAGGCTGCCGACGGTGAGGCGGGTGTCGCGCTCGCGCGCAGGCTCCGCCCCGATGTCGTGGTGTCGGACATCCGCATGCCGCGCATGGACGGCATCGAGGCGACCGCGGCGATCTGCGCCGACCCCGCGCTGGCCGACACGCGCGTGCTGATCCTGACGACCTTCGAGGAAGACGATTACGTCGTCGCGGCCCTGCGCGCCGGGGCGAGCGGTTTCATCGGAAAGGGCGCCGAACCCGACGACATCGTGCGGGCCGTGCTGTCGGTGCACGAGGGCGGCGCGCTGCTCTCTCCCGCCGCGACCCGCGCGCTCATCGAGCGGTACGTGCGGGCCACGGGCGCCGCCGACGTGCCGGCGCCCGCCTCGCTCGACGCGCTCACCGATCGCGAGCGCGAGGTGCTGCTGCACGTGGCCCGTGGTCGCTCGAACGACGAGATCGCGGCGCTGTTGTACATCTCGCCGCACACGGCGAAGACGCACGTGAAGAACACGATGATCAAGCTCGGCGCGCACGATCGGGCGCAGCTGGTGATCGCGGCGTACGAGAGCGGCTTGCTGGCACCCGGGCGGTGA